A portion of the Methanofollis sp. genome contains these proteins:
- a CDS encoding DEAD/DEAH box helicase, whose translation MRWSELRQIQVETIFAVKDGTEHLIISAATASGKTEAAFLPILSDIIGRREGGISALYVGPLKALINDQFRRLEDLCEAAEIPVFKWHGDVGSAQKKRFLSEPSGVLLITPESIESLFINHSSEVHLLFRSLPFIVIDEIHAFIGTERGMHLKSLITRIAQISALRPRIIGLSATLGDLPATQRWLSPGDPESVRIIAGHGGEKEISFLIKGYLFDTVSEDDGDEDPALIKLSEDVIKHFYGKNSLIFINSRSKLELYTDQVKRSLEEEQLPNLFRIHHGSLSRVEREETETALKSGRPTATFCSSTLELGIDVGDVSRIGQIGVPWSVHSLCQRLGRSGRREGAPAVMIMFVPESQKAEMDLVDRLHPSLLRALALSNLMLRGWCEPPEIDLPHYSTLIQQILSVITERGGAGAATLYNVLVERGAFSWVTPSEFTGILRSMAESDLIEQDPEGLLILGLRGERIVHRMDFYACFPTEPEMKVLWKSKQIGSIAPTYGIEALEYLILAGRRWEVLNVDLERKEILVQPSHGGKVPYFSGGGTVDIHPVVHRTMRDLLLSDTVPAYLDTPGKALLTSARSVARSVGVAGFDLVPVLNGTYWFPWAGSAALRTLMILGSCWGGFDVLERGIALFYQRASPDRVMNFYTDILSTCPSKNEIAQKYGDLVREKYDSYVPETLLVKGFAERYIETQVVPPRTVAPFEQEEKHC comes from the coding sequence ATGCGCTGGAGCGAACTGCGCCAGATCCAGGTCGAGACCATCTTTGCAGTCAAAGATGGCACAGAGCACCTGATCATCTCTGCAGCGACGGCATCGGGCAAGACCGAGGCGGCCTTCCTCCCGATACTCTCTGATATTATTGGGCGGCGAGAGGGAGGGATCAGCGCACTCTATGTCGGTCCGCTGAAGGCCCTCATCAATGATCAGTTCAGGCGTCTTGAGGATCTCTGCGAGGCGGCAGAGATCCCGGTCTTCAAGTGGCACGGGGATGTCGGGAGTGCACAGAAAAAACGGTTTCTCTCAGAACCGTCAGGGGTGCTCCTGATCACGCCCGAGTCGATCGAGTCCCTCTTCATCAACCACTCCTCAGAGGTACACCTCCTCTTTCGATCCCTGCCATTCATTGTCATCGACGAGATCCATGCCTTCATCGGAACTGAGCGGGGCATGCACCTGAAGAGTCTCATCACAAGGATCGCTCAGATCAGTGCGTTAAGACCCCGCATCATTGGTCTTTCCGCGACACTGGGCGATCTTCCTGCAACACAGAGGTGGTTGTCGCCCGGAGATCCGGAGAGCGTCCGGATAATCGCCGGCCATGGAGGAGAGAAGGAGATCTCCTTCCTGATCAAGGGGTATCTCTTTGATACAGTTTCAGAAGATGACGGAGACGAGGATCCGGCCCTCATAAAACTCTCTGAAGATGTCATCAAGCATTTCTACGGAAAAAACAGCCTGATCTTCATTAACAGCCGGTCGAAGTTGGAACTCTATACAGATCAAGTGAAAAGGTCCCTCGAAGAGGAACAGTTGCCCAATCTCTTCAGGATCCACCATGGGTCTCTCTCCAGAGTCGAGCGGGAGGAGACAGAGACGGCCCTGAAGTCCGGGCGCCCGACTGCGACATTCTGTTCGAGCACTCTTGAACTCGGCATCGATGTTGGAGATGTATCCCGGATCGGACAGATCGGGGTTCCGTGGTCGGTGCACTCTCTCTGCCAGCGCCTTGGAAGAAGCGGGCGGCGGGAGGGAGCACCGGCGGTCATGATCATGTTCGTGCCGGAGTCGCAGAAGGCTGAGATGGATCTTGTCGATCGCCTTCATCCCTCTCTTCTCCGTGCACTTGCCCTCTCCAATCTCATGCTCCGTGGGTGGTGCGAACCTCCCGAGATAGACCTGCCACATTACTCAACCCTTATCCAGCAGATCCTGAGTGTGATCACCGAACGAGGCGGGGCCGGGGCGGCCACCCTCTATAATGTACTCGTGGAGAGAGGGGCTTTTTCCTGGGTGACACCGTCCGAGTTCACCGGCATCCTGCGGAGCATGGCCGAGTCCGATCTGATCGAGCAGGATCCCGAGGGGCTGTTGATTTTAGGATTACGGGGAGAGAGGATCGTCCACCGTATGGACTTCTATGCCTGTTTCCCGACGGAGCCGGAGATGAAGGTGCTCTGGAAGAGCAAACAGATCGGGAGCATCGCACCGACCTATGGTATAGAGGCGCTGGAATATCTGATCCTTGCAGGGCGGCGCTGGGAGGTCCTCAATGTCGACCTTGAGAGGAAAGAGATTCTTGTTCAGCCGTCGCACGGCGGCAAGGTGCCATATTTCTCGGGGGGAGGAACAGTTGATATTCACCCGGTCGTTCACCGGACAATGCGGGATCTGCTTCTCTCAGACACTGTCCCCGCATATCTCGATACACCGGGAAAAGCGCTCCTTACCTCGGCCCGATCTGTCGCCCGGTCCGTCGGCGTTGCCGGGTTCGATCTGGTGCCGGTCTTGAATGGCACATACTGGTTTCCCTGGGCAGGATCGGCCGCCCTGCGTACCCTCATGATCCTCGGGTCGTGCTGGGGAGGTTTCGATGTCCTGGAGAGAGGAATTGCTCTATTCTATCAGAGAGCATCGCCCGACAGGGTCATGAATTTTTACACAGATATTCTCTCGACGTGTCCATCAAAAAACGAGATCGCACAGAAGTACGGTGATCTGGTCCGGGAAAAATATGATTCCTATGTGCCGGAGACGCTCCTTGTGAAAGGGTTTGCAGAGAGATATATCGAAACGCAGGTTGTCCCTCCACGGACGGTTGCTCCTTTTGAACAGGAGGAAAAACACTGTTAA
- a CDS encoding ATP-binding protein, with amino-acid sequence MVQIKSRERNAIIQSLQAGVVPRIGLQHIQVGRKDEINAIITDLDRITDEGATIRFVIGRYGSGKSFFLNLSRLVALEKQFVVVQADITPDRRLHATGGQARALYTELIHSMATRAKPEGSALASVIERWVSDLDYRLKQEGKGDAEVVHAIHQELLPLQDLVSGYDFASVIGRYYEGFQRGDEILMSSALRWLSGEYETKTEARNDLGVRTVVRDQNIYDYLKLWAAFVRMAGYAGLIVNLDEMGVLSHRLNSTQARNANYEMILRIVNDCLQGSVSGIGFIFAGTDEFFADPRRGIASYEALASRLNENEFAVNGLKDNSGPVIRLDNLTPEDLFVLFHNIRNVFARGDPSVYLIPDEGITQFMGHCSGVLGAEFYQTPREAVKKFVGLLSVLEQNPGTRWEDLLSGPSTMPSGDTPESERVLGDDDDLVTFRL; translated from the coding sequence ATGGTTCAGATAAAATCACGTGAACGGAACGCAATTATCCAGTCTTTGCAGGCAGGCGTCGTCCCCCGGATCGGCCTCCAGCACATTCAGGTCGGGAGAAAAGATGAGATCAACGCGATCATAACGGATCTTGACCGGATTACCGATGAAGGGGCCACAATCCGTTTTGTTATTGGCCGTTACGGTTCTGGAAAGAGTTTTTTCCTGAATCTTTCCCGCCTCGTCGCACTGGAAAAACAGTTTGTGGTCGTCCAGGCAGATATCACGCCCGACCGCCGCCTCCATGCCACAGGAGGGCAGGCCAGGGCATTGTATACCGAACTGATACACTCCATGGCCACCCGCGCAAAGCCTGAAGGCAGTGCTCTTGCAAGTGTGATCGAGCGCTGGGTCTCAGACCTCGACTACCGTCTCAAGCAGGAAGGAAAAGGGGACGCAGAGGTCGTCCACGCAATCCATCAGGAACTGCTGCCTCTCCAGGACCTTGTCAGCGGCTACGACTTTGCCAGTGTTATCGGGCGGTATTATGAGGGTTTCCAGCGGGGCGACGAGATTCTCATGTCCTCCGCTCTCAGATGGTTGTCCGGGGAGTATGAAACAAAGACAGAGGCACGCAACGACCTTGGCGTCAGGACAGTCGTCCGGGACCAGAACATCTACGACTACCTCAAACTCTGGGCGGCTTTTGTCAGGATGGCAGGATACGCAGGGCTCATTGTCAATCTCGACGAGATGGGAGTGCTCTCCCATCGTCTTAACAGCACACAGGCACGGAACGCAAATTATGAGATGATCCTGCGTATCGTGAACGACTGTCTGCAGGGAAGTGTCTCGGGTATCGGGTTTATCTTCGCAGGGACAGACGAATTTTTTGCCGATCCACGCCGGGGGATCGCAAGTTACGAGGCTCTCGCCTCCCGACTCAATGAAAACGAATTTGCAGTCAATGGTTTGAAAGATAACTCCGGCCCGGTGATCAGGCTGGACAACCTCACCCCCGAGGACCTCTTTGTCCTATTCCACAATATCAGGAATGTATTCGCCAGAGGGGACCCCTCTGTGTATCTGATCCCTGATGAGGGCATCACACAATTCATGGGTCACTGTTCAGGGGTACTGGGAGCGGAGTTCTACCAGACCCCCCGAGAAGCCGTGAAAAAATTTGTCGGGTTGCTCTCTGTGCTTGAGCAGAACCCCGGAACACGCTGGGAAGACCTCCTTTCCGGACCGTCGACGATGCCATCTGGAGATACACCAGAGAGTGAGAGGGTTCTTGGGGACGACGACGACCTCGTGACCTTCAGGTTGTAA